In one Myxococcus xanthus genomic region, the following are encoded:
- a CDS encoding carboxymuconolactone decarboxylase family protein, whose protein sequence is MKPRMNAFAVAPDAMKLTLDYGQKLLELGLEKSLQELVKIRASQLNGCAFCIHMHSRDARAHGETEERIYLLDGWRESPLYTERERAALAWTEALTHVSQTHASDEDYAALAPHFSEQEIVHLTLLIGMINTWNRISVGFRSIHPVTTPRTEAA, encoded by the coding sequence CCCCGATGCGATGAAGTTGACGCTCGATTACGGCCAGAAGCTGCTGGAGCTGGGCCTGGAGAAGAGCCTCCAGGAGCTGGTGAAGATCCGAGCATCGCAGCTCAACGGCTGCGCGTTCTGCATCCACATGCACAGCCGGGACGCCCGCGCGCATGGGGAGACCGAGGAGCGCATCTACCTGCTGGACGGTTGGCGCGAGTCGCCCCTGTACACCGAGCGCGAACGGGCGGCCCTGGCCTGGACGGAGGCCCTGACGCACGTCTCCCAGACGCACGCGTCCGATGAGGACTACGCTGCCCTCGCGCCGCACTTCTCGGAGCAGGAAATCGTGCATCTCACACTGCTCATCGGGATGATCAACACCTGGAACCGCATCTCCGTGGGGTTCCGCTCCATTCACCCCGTCACCACTCCCCGCACCGAGGCCGCCTGA
- a CDS encoding sigma-70 family RNA polymerase sigma factor, whose amino-acid sequence MNPADAFDPLRPRLLRIAYRMLGIVAEAEDVVQEAYLRWHQTDRAAVRDAEAVLVRTVTRLCLDVLKSARVRREEYVGTWLPEPIVDAVEGDDLTLPLMMALERLSPLERAAFLLHDVFGMDFEEVAKAMGRAPAACRQLASRARAHVREARPRFPVSEAQGSELASAFYAASRSGDMGALQALLAQDVVVYSDGGGKVKAALNPIYGQEKTVRFFEGLLRITGVNASQLVHEGFIDGLPAFVTLEKDGTLQTTALDIEDGRVATIYVTRNPDKLQGIRGLVGDKLPS is encoded by the coding sequence GTGAATCCCGCTGACGCCTTCGACCCGCTGCGCCCCCGCTTGCTCCGCATCGCCTACCGGATGCTGGGCATCGTCGCGGAGGCAGAGGACGTGGTGCAGGAGGCGTACTTGCGCTGGCACCAGACCGACCGCGCCGCCGTGCGCGACGCCGAAGCCGTGCTTGTCCGCACGGTGACACGGTTGTGTCTGGACGTCCTGAAGTCCGCCCGCGTACGCCGCGAGGAATACGTGGGCACCTGGCTTCCGGAGCCCATCGTCGATGCGGTGGAGGGTGATGACTTGACCCTGCCCCTGATGATGGCCCTGGAGCGGCTGTCCCCTCTGGAGCGAGCCGCCTTCCTCCTGCACGACGTGTTCGGCATGGACTTCGAGGAGGTGGCGAAGGCCATGGGTCGGGCCCCTGCCGCGTGCCGCCAGCTCGCCAGCCGCGCACGGGCCCACGTGCGCGAGGCTCGGCCGCGATTTCCCGTGTCGGAAGCACAAGGCAGTGAGCTGGCCTCGGCCTTCTACGCCGCGTCCCGGAGCGGGGACATGGGCGCGCTCCAGGCGCTCCTGGCCCAGGACGTCGTCGTGTACTCTGATGGTGGCGGCAAGGTGAAGGCGGCCCTCAACCCCATCTACGGTCAGGAGAAGACGGTGCGCTTCTTCGAGGGCTTGCTGCGCATCACGGGCGTGAACGCCTCGCAGCTTGTGCACGAGGGATTCATCGACGGACTGCCCGCCTTCGTCACCCTGGAGAAGGACGGCACGCTCCAGACGACGGCCCTGGACATCGAAGATGGCCGAGTCGCCACAATCTACGTCACTCGCAACCCCGACAAGCTCCAGGGTATCCGCGGGCTCGTGGGGGACAAGCTGCCGTCCTGA
- a CDS encoding ATP-grasp domain-containing protein, giving the protein MTLRAEARAFLDTVARSPMLPRTCVLDAAWVEDRGWVLLEANAAWGAGLNGCDAAEAARCIAEATRA; this is encoded by the coding sequence GTGACGTTGCGCGCGGAGGCACGGGCGTTCCTCGACACCGTGGCGCGGTCGCCCATGCTGCCTCGCACGTGCGTGCTGGACGCGGCCTGGGTGGAGGACCGGGGCTGGGTGCTCCTGGAAGCCAACGCCGCGTGGGGCGCTGGGCTCAACGGCTGCGACGCGGCCGAAGCCGCCCGCTGTATCGCTGAAGCCACGCGCGCCTGA
- a CDS encoding NADPH-dependent F420 reductase: MNIGIIGAGSIGATLARHLNALGHEISLANSRGVEGVTTIAASVGAKPVTVRDAAHAGPIVIVTIPQKAITDLPPGLFDDVPADVVVVDTGNYYPEFRDGHIGAIDAGQTDSEWVSAQLKRPVVKAFNNIQAGSLDTKGLPRGAPGRIALPVSGDDPRARQQILQLVDALGFDAIDAGPLSESWRQQPGTAVYCTDLDAEKLPKALAAADATKVAEVRRQNDLSVKAMFSR, encoded by the coding sequence ATGAACATCGGAATCATCGGCGCAGGGAGCATTGGCGCGACCCTGGCGCGGCACCTCAATGCCCTGGGGCATGAGATTTCACTAGCAAACTCACGCGGCGTCGAGGGCGTCACGACCATCGCGGCGAGCGTGGGTGCAAAGCCCGTCACCGTTCGCGACGCGGCGCACGCGGGCCCCATCGTCATCGTGACCATTCCCCAGAAGGCCATCACGGATTTGCCGCCCGGCCTGTTCGACGACGTGCCCGCGGACGTCGTGGTGGTCGACACGGGCAACTACTACCCGGAGTTCCGCGACGGCCACATCGGCGCCATCGATGCGGGGCAGACCGACAGCGAGTGGGTCTCAGCGCAACTGAAGCGTCCGGTCGTGAAAGCCTTCAACAACATCCAGGCTGGCAGCCTGGACACGAAGGGTCTTCCCCGTGGGGCACCGGGGCGCATCGCGCTTCCGGTTTCGGGCGATGACCCGCGGGCGCGACAGCAGATTCTTCAGCTCGTTGATGCACTGGGCTTCGATGCCATCGACGCGGGCCCCTTGTCGGAGTCCTGGCGGCAGCAACCGGGCACGGCGGTGTACTGCACCGACCTCGACGCCGAGAAGCTCCCAAAGGCCCTGGCCGCTGCCGACGCGACGAAGGTCGCCGAGGTCCGCCGGCAGAACGACCTGAGTGTCAAGGCCATGTTCAGCCGCTGA
- a CDS encoding 3-hydroxyacyl-CoA dehydrogenase family protein — translation MTHKRLKRIGMVGGGAMGCGIALELAIAGRQVVLYNTRADSSERARAKLERDASLLVETGLLAPEQAPAAIGRIRRTTVLAEAAVEQDLVIESIPEDLALKQQLFRELDQLAAPDTLLATNTTALSVTAIARDCTRPERVLSAHYYLPAHLIPLVDIIPGEKTSPDAVETVRRFIEELGKSPVVFSRDVPGSVGPRLQQALIGEAIRLVHEGVATPEMVDRVLTQGVGRRLGASGVFDRLDLVGLDFMTALLRGTGRPVPPVLAQKVERGELGQKTGQGFYSWTPESTAAYEERMARHLATQLREDRAAGRLRTPMAELAE, via the coding sequence ATGACACACAAGCGGCTGAAGAGGATTGGCATGGTGGGCGGGGGCGCCATGGGGTGCGGTATCGCGCTCGAGCTCGCCATCGCCGGCAGGCAGGTGGTGCTCTACAACACGCGCGCCGACAGCAGCGAGCGGGCACGCGCGAAGCTGGAGCGAGACGCATCGCTGCTGGTGGAGACGGGCCTGCTCGCCCCGGAGCAGGCTCCCGCCGCGATCGGACGCATCCGCCGCACCACAGTGCTCGCCGAGGCCGCCGTGGAGCAGGACCTGGTCATCGAGTCCATCCCCGAGGACCTCGCCCTCAAGCAGCAGCTCTTCCGCGAGCTGGACCAGCTCGCGGCCCCCGACACACTGCTCGCCACCAACACCACCGCGCTGAGCGTGACGGCCATCGCTCGGGACTGCACGCGGCCGGAGCGCGTCCTCTCTGCCCACTACTATCTGCCCGCGCACCTCATCCCGCTGGTGGACATCATTCCCGGCGAGAAGACGTCCCCCGACGCGGTGGAGACGGTGCGGCGGTTCATTGAGGAGCTTGGCAAGTCGCCGGTGGTGTTCTCCAGGGACGTGCCGGGCTCGGTGGGTCCGCGCCTGCAGCAGGCCCTCATCGGCGAGGCCATCCGGCTGGTGCACGAGGGCGTGGCCACGCCGGAGATGGTGGACCGCGTGCTCACCCAGGGCGTCGGACGGCGCCTGGGCGCTTCGGGTGTCTTCGACCGGCTGGACCTGGTGGGGTTGGACTTCATGACGGCCCTCCTCCGCGGCACCGGCCGCCCCGTGCCGCCCGTGCTCGCGCAGAAGGTGGAGCGGGGCGAGCTGGGCCAGAAGACGGGCCAGGGCTTCTACTCCTGGACGCCCGAGTCCACCGCTGCCTACGAGGAGCGCATGGCCCGCCACCTCGCCACCCAGCTTCGTGAGGATCGGGCAGCGGGCCGCCTCCGCACTCCCATGGCGGAGCTGGCGGAATGA
- a CDS encoding protein kinase domain-containing protein: protein MSKAIEFKIPRGAILFSAGGVGYEYREDLGPTHHGMALFVARLRTASGAPRGKVLLKAVPAPSETEGARVMRARAKLDEQVRLATFLNHPSILKVHGLHKVEGYWYVSTEHPDGHSLNELLTLVGESQRWFPPLFVLYVGAQVAAALEHAHAAKDEQGRPLNIVHRAVDVEHVFVNWDGTVQLADFGLALSDLPGRVASSARGPYGDHFYSSPEMLLGGSVDARSDLFMLGVVLLELATGKNLLFCPDDITPEVMGSLPTKKRRRVARAIKRATLAGAPPLVADAIWRAATLTAADVDAMTEGLPQGLRVTLNRLLRVAPRERYQSAGESHGLVAHEEASSGRSGNQAGHARRGAAVGGRRDLARGDTDGCGRRRDD, encoded by the coding sequence ATGTCGAAGGCAATCGAGTTCAAGATCCCACGGGGGGCGATCCTCTTCTCGGCGGGCGGGGTCGGCTACGAGTACCGCGAGGACTTAGGGCCGACTCACCACGGGATGGCCCTGTTCGTAGCTCGGCTGCGAACCGCGTCCGGGGCACCGCGCGGGAAGGTGCTGCTCAAGGCGGTTCCGGCTCCATCGGAAACGGAAGGGGCTCGGGTCATGCGTGCTCGGGCGAAGCTCGATGAGCAGGTTCGCCTTGCTACCTTCCTCAATCACCCGTCCATCCTCAAGGTGCATGGGCTGCACAAGGTCGAGGGCTATTGGTACGTCAGTACGGAGCACCCGGATGGTCACTCCCTGAATGAGCTGCTGACGCTCGTTGGTGAGAGTCAGCGATGGTTCCCGCCGCTCTTCGTTCTCTACGTCGGCGCTCAGGTCGCAGCGGCCCTTGAGCACGCGCACGCCGCGAAGGACGAGCAGGGACGGCCACTCAACATCGTTCATCGGGCCGTCGACGTTGAGCACGTCTTCGTCAACTGGGACGGGACGGTTCAGCTCGCCGACTTCGGCCTCGCGCTGTCTGACTTGCCGGGCCGAGTGGCCTCTTCGGCGCGGGGCCCTTACGGGGACCACTTCTACTCGTCACCGGAGATGCTTCTAGGGGGGAGCGTCGATGCGCGCTCCGACCTCTTCATGCTGGGCGTCGTGCTGCTCGAACTGGCAACGGGGAAGAACCTGCTCTTTTGCCCGGACGACATCACGCCCGAAGTCATGGGCTCGTTGCCCACGAAGAAGCGTCGTCGGGTCGCTCGGGCAATCAAGCGGGCCACGCTCGCAGGGGCGCCGCCGTTGGTGGCCGACGCGATTTGGCGCGCGGCGACACTGACGGCTGCGGACGTAGACGCGATGACTGAGGGGCTTCCCCAGGGGCTGCGCGTGACGCTGAATCGGCTACTTCGGGTTGCCCCTCGTGAGCGCTACCAGTCAGCGGGGGAAAGTCATGGGCTCGTTGCCCACGAAGAAGCGTCGTCGGGTCGCTCGGGCAATCAAGCGGGCCACGCTCGCAGGGGCGCCGCCGTTGGTGGCCGACGCGATTTGGCGCGCGGCGACACTGACGGCTGCGGACGTAGACGCGATGACTGA